A single region of the Lotus japonicus ecotype B-129 chromosome 4, LjGifu_v1.2 genome encodes:
- the LOC130714616 gene encoding peroxidase N has translation MKSSCSKSSYYYFWFWLINMLLLHLAVRSQLTTDFYNSSCPSLLKIVRREVKKALMNEMRMGGSLLRLHFHDCFVNGCDGSILLDGGDDVEKSALPNLNSVRGFDVIDTIKSSVESACNGVVSCADIVAIAARDSVLLSGGPSWSVLLGRRDGTVSNGSLANQVLPSPFDPLDSIVTKFANVGLNLTDVVSLSGAHTIGRSRCVFFSNRLSNFSGTGAPDSTLDSTMLTDLQNLCPQNGDGNTTAVLDRNSSDLFDNHYFKNLLSGKGILSSDQILFSSDAANSTTKPLVQSYSNNAALFFVDFVNSMIKMGNINPKTGSDGEIRKNCRVINS, from the exons ATGAAGAGTTCATGTAGCAAAAGCAGTTATTACTACTTTTGGTTTTGGCTAATCAATATGCTCCTGTTGCATTTGGCAGTAAGGTCCCAACTCACCACAGATTTTTATAACTCCTCATGTCCTAGCCTTCTCAAAATAGTAAGAAGAGAAGTTAAAAAAGCTCTAATGAATGAAATGCGAATGGGTGGTTCTTTGCTTCGCCTTCACTTTCATGATTGCTTTGTCAAT GGTTGTGATGGATCAATATTACTAGATGGTGGTGATGATGTTGAAAAGTCTGCTCTTCCCAACTTGAACTCTGTTAGGGGATTTGATGTCATAGATACAATCAAAAGTTCAGTGGAGAGTGCTTGTAATGGGGTTGTGTCCTGTGCTGATATAGTAGCCATAGCTGCCAGAGACTCTGTTCTGCTA AGTGGTGGTCCTTCATGGAGTGTTCTGCTAGGACGAAGAGATGGAACAGTCTCAAATGGATCATTGGCAAATCAAGTGCTTccttctccatttgatccattGGATTCAATCGTTACAAAATTTGCTAATGTAGGCCTCAATCTCACAGATGTTGTTTCTTTATCAG gtGCTCATACAATTGGCCGATCAAGGTGTGTATTTTTCAGCAACAGATTGTCCAACTTCTCAGGAACAGGTGCACCAGACAGTACCTTAGACTCAACCATGCTCACCGATCTGCAAAATTTATGTCCTCAAAATGGAGATGGAAACACAACCGCGGTCCTCGATCGGAACTCGTCGGATCTATTCGACAACCACTACTTCAAGAACTTGCTCAGCGGAAAGGGCATTCTCAGTTCTGATCAGATTCTGTTTTCTAGTGATGCCGCTAATTCAACTACCAAACCTTTAGTTCAAAGCTATAGCAACAATGCTGCACTTTTCTTTGTAGACTTTGTCAATTCTATGATCAAGATGGGGAATATTAATCCAAAGACTGGGTCTGATGGAGAGATTAGGAAGAATTGCAGGGTGATAAATTCTTAG